In Ciona intestinalis chromosome 7, KH, whole genome shotgun sequence, the genomic window TTGTAAATGCCTAATCCGATTGTAAAAATTCACATAGCTGAGGACGTATATGGACCCAGCTGTCCCTTTTTATGTCAATCAATTGTTTTTGTTCCTCATATTggctattttattttatgcttttaatattttactaacaGCCGAATCTCATTTAGCCTGAATACTTGAGGGTATCCCAAACAAATGTTAACCAATTTAAACTGATGCGAACTGTGCCACACACTTTTACGCAATGCGATACCTATTTATACTATACGTCTTTCttgattatattaaaataagtatATTAAAGCTGTTTCgtattgttatatataataatgtgtGTATAGTACCTTGTTTTTTGTAAACGAAGAATCAACACCTGTGAATGCGTTAAATCAAATTGGAGATCAATCTGAATTGAAACATTAGGTTGGTTGCATTCTTTGCTTAAAGGAGCACGAATCTCTACCGAGGTCGCATATGTATTAGAAACCAGTCCTGCCAACAGCAAAATGAAAATGCTTAATTGTAAAATgttggtttttgttttttttgttgtcgTGCCTACTATTAACAGTCTTGCTGTAACCACAACACCAATAgcgaaaaaaagaaatattcaaACAAGAGTACTTAAATTATCAAGACAGCTGCTACATTGTCAAGAGTTAATAAACGAACGTAAGAACAAATGTAAGCTTATCGGCGATCTATTAGTAAAAGAAATACCCAAGTTCATAGATCGTTTACATCCTCACAGAGATGcaacattgaaaaaaataatgtccATTAAGAAATTTTATACAGGTACAAGGttgttaaaatctaaaaactgAAGCTTATATTTCTAATTACTTATTTTCAGACTGCAGCGGTATTATTCAATCTGGAATATATGACAGCGACGTTTATCCAATTTGGTTGAAAGGTGGATATCGGTTTATTCACATCTACTGCGACATGGAAAGTGGAAGCCACATAACCAACAAAACTGGTTGGATAACTTTCCAGCAAAGGAAGAATGGTAAAATCAACTTCAACAGAGGGTGGGAGGATTATGTGAATGGATTTGGAAATCCGAATGAAGATTACTGGGCTGGATTGGaaactatatttttgttgacATGGCAAAACGAAATTGTATTCAGTTACGGATACAGGATATTTCGTCCAAATCTTCGAGTTGATTTGGAAGGATGGGATGGTTTTCATGCTTACGTAGAATATAAACGCTTTTATCTAAATTCGGAATCAAACTACAGAATTTCAGGCCTTGGTAAACGTTTCGGAACGGCATATCGATCTAATTTTCGCAACTCAGTGGTGCAGAATGAGTTTAGTACCTTTGACCACCCTGCCGAagggtattattttttacctggCTGCTCCGGGCCCCATAACAGTGGGTGGTGGTTTTTAGGTTGCAGTTTTTCAAATCTCAACGGAGTTTATCAAGGACCAACAGAAAAAATGTCCGAGCGCTTTGGTATATACTGGTATCAATGGGTCCTAATTAACCCTAACAATACTGCTTTGAAACACGCATCGATGAAGATACAATTTTAACCTAGAAAGACCCTTGACACCTAATTAATATTGCCTTCCATATAAAGTATTCCTTACCCTGAATTAGTAGCATTGTAGCAGGAAATGAACGAACCCACGAAGGAATTGAAGTATACATGGTATGTAGATTTTTCAGTCTTCAGTAGATCTTTAACGCTATATAGcacaaatacattaaaaacagactttctgtgtatatatattggtaGGCCTATATCTGTGATAAAAGTGACA contains:
- the LOC100178409 gene encoding fibrinogen-like protein 1; amino-acid sequence: MLNCKMLVFVFFVVVPTINSLAVTTTPIAKKRNIQTRVLKLSRQLLHCQELINERKNKCKLIGDLLVKEIPKFIDRLHPHRDATLKKIMSIKKFYTDCSGIIQSGIYDSDVYPIWLKGGYRFIHIYCDMESGSHITNKTGWITFQQRKNGKINFNRGWEDYVNGFGNPNEDYWAGLETIFLLTWQNEIVFSYGYRIFRPNLRVDLEGWDGFHAYVEYKRFYLNSESNYRISGLGKRFGTAYRSNFRNSVVQNEFSTFDHPAEGYYFLPGCSGPHNSGWWFLGCSFSNLNGVYQGPTEKMSERFGIYWYQWVLINPNNTALKHASMKIQF